From Shewanella psychrophila, a single genomic window includes:
- a CDS encoding TetR/AcrR family transcriptional regulator translates to MNERSFTQEFRPFMDNKRELIFEATEKIIATKGLQGLSMQQIANEAGVAAGTIYRYFKDKDELIGELRKNVLRVVANHILKNSREGTLEQRFKRIWFNIVDFGRQRTPANLSYEQYIHLPGIDSDPHQTFEKTTFGELHLLFEEGKAEGLFHSLHNKALFAVSLEPAVALGRSIRRKQLEYDKAELELACNLCWQTITKQTKRSYQDYE, encoded by the coding sequence ATGAATGAACGTTCATTCACTCAAGAGTTCAGACCTTTCATGGATAACAAACGCGAACTGATATTCGAGGCAACTGAGAAGATCATCGCCACTAAAGGCCTGCAAGGGCTATCTATGCAGCAAATAGCCAATGAAGCAGGCGTCGCCGCCGGAACCATCTACCGATATTTCAAGGACAAAGATGAGTTAATCGGCGAACTTAGAAAAAATGTACTGCGCGTAGTCGCAAACCATATTTTAAAAAATAGCCGTGAAGGTACACTCGAGCAGAGATTCAAGAGGATCTGGTTCAATATCGTTGATTTCGGTCGTCAACGTACGCCAGCTAACCTCAGTTATGAGCAATATATCCATCTACCAGGCATAGACTCAGACCCACATCAGACATTCGAAAAAACAACTTTTGGAGAGCTACATCTACTCTTCGAAGAAGGCAAGGCTGAAGGCCTGTTTCACTCTCTTCACAACAAAGCTCTCTTTGCCGTGTCGCTAGAGCCTGCAGTCGCCCTTGGACGAAGCATCCGACGCAAACAATTAGAATACGATAAAGCTGAACTAGAACTTGCCTGTAACCTTTGCTGGCAAACCATTACTAAACAAACTAAAAGGAGCTATCAGGACTATGAATGA
- the rep gene encoding DNA helicase Rep — MKLNPGQDEAVHYVSGPCLVLAGAGSGKTRVIINKIAHLVQKCGYKARNIAAVTFTNKAAREMKERVAQSMGRKEARGLWISTFHTLGLEIIKREHKVVGLKPGFSLFDDQDSLALLKDLTEDELDGDKDLLRSLMTAISNWKGDLIIPSQAVKIAKDEQSQLFAALYARYAQHMKAYNALDFDDLILIPTLILRHNAEVRTRWQTRIQYMLVDEYQDTNTSQYEMVKLLVGDRARFTVVGDDDQSIYSWRGAKPQNLVLLGKDFPALRLIKLEQNYRSSQRILKAANILIANNPHVYDKALFSELAYGEPLRVLIAANEEQEAERVIAEMIRHKFMGKTQFGDYAILYRGNHQSRLLERSLMTNRIPYKLSGGTSFFGRAEIKDIMAYLRLVVNPDDDNAFLRVVNLPKRGIGPSTLERLGTFSNERQISMFEASFDPELNHHLPPAAMASLYKFGKFIVDTSETVTRGEPIEAIKHLIRNINYEDYLYETSTSAKAAEMRMKNISELYRWVTEMLEGDELDEGMTLPEVVTRLTLRDMMERNSEDEGGDQVQLMTLHASKGLEFPYVFMVGSEERILPHQSSIDEGNVEEERRLAYVGITRAQKELWFVLCRERRQFGETIRCEPSRFLLELPQDDLIWENRKQVQSEQQRQTTGKSNIANLRDMFKK; from the coding sequence ATGAAGCTAAACCCCGGACAAGATGAAGCCGTGCACTATGTATCTGGCCCCTGCTTAGTACTTGCGGGGGCTGGTAGCGGTAAGACTCGAGTGATCATCAATAAGATCGCTCATTTAGTGCAGAAGTGTGGCTATAAGGCTCGGAATATCGCGGCGGTGACTTTTACTAATAAAGCTGCCCGTGAGATGAAGGAGCGAGTGGCTCAGTCCATGGGGCGTAAAGAGGCACGCGGATTATGGATATCGACATTCCACACACTGGGTTTGGAGATCATCAAGAGGGAGCATAAAGTCGTCGGTCTGAAACCAGGTTTTTCCTTGTTCGATGATCAAGATTCCTTGGCTCTGCTCAAAGATCTTACCGAAGATGAGCTCGATGGTGATAAAGATCTACTTAGATCCTTGATGACGGCGATTTCCAATTGGAAGGGCGATCTCATCATTCCTTCTCAAGCTGTCAAGATAGCTAAGGATGAGCAGTCACAACTGTTTGCCGCTCTTTACGCAAGATATGCTCAGCATATGAAGGCCTATAATGCGCTGGATTTTGATGATCTGATTTTAATTCCGACACTTATACTTAGGCACAATGCTGAGGTGAGAACGCGCTGGCAAACTCGTATTCAATATATGCTGGTGGACGAGTATCAAGATACTAACACCAGCCAATATGAGATGGTGAAGCTACTTGTGGGAGATAGGGCCCGTTTCACAGTGGTGGGGGACGATGATCAATCTATTTATTCATGGCGAGGGGCGAAGCCACAGAATCTGGTGTTATTGGGTAAAGATTTCCCTGCTTTACGTTTGATTAAGCTAGAGCAAAACTATCGCTCTAGCCAAAGGATCTTAAAAGCTGCCAATATTCTCATCGCCAATAACCCCCATGTATACGATAAGGCGCTGTTTAGTGAGCTGGCCTATGGTGAGCCGCTGCGAGTATTGATCGCCGCCAATGAGGAACAGGAAGCGGAGCGAGTCATTGCCGAGATGATCCGCCACAAGTTCATGGGGAAAACTCAATTCGGAGATTATGCGATTCTCTATCGGGGTAATCATCAGTCACGTCTGCTGGAGCGGTCGCTGATGACTAACCGCATTCCCTATAAACTCAGTGGTGGTACTTCATTCTTCGGTAGAGCCGAGATCAAAGATATCATGGCTTATCTCAGGTTGGTGGTGAATCCGGATGATGACAATGCCTTCCTACGAGTCGTTAATCTGCCTAAACGTGGAATTGGTCCATCTACACTAGAGCGTTTGGGTACCTTCTCAAACGAACGTCAGATCTCTATGTTTGAGGCCAGCTTCGACCCAGAGTTGAACCATCACCTCCCTCCAGCGGCTATGGCTTCTCTCTACAAGTTTGGCAAGTTTATTGTCGATACCAGTGAGACTGTGACTCGAGGAGAGCCCATAGAGGCCATTAAGCATTTGATCCGTAATATTAACTATGAGGATTATCTCTACGAGACCAGTACCAGTGCCAAGGCGGCTGAGATGAGAATGAAAAATATCTCCGAGCTGTATCGATGGGTCACTGAGATGCTTGAAGGGGATGAACTCGATGAAGGGATGACGCTGCCTGAAGTGGTTACCCGTCTAACCTTGCGTGACATGATGGAGCGTAACAGTGAAGATGAAGGGGGTGATCAGGTTCAGTTGATGACGCTGCACGCATCTAAAGGCTTGGAATTCCCTTATGTATTTATGGTGGGTTCAGAGGAGAGGATATTACCTCATCAAAGCAGCATAGATGAGGGGAATGTTGAGGAGGAACGCCGCTTAGCCTATGTAGGGATCACACGCGCCCAAAAGGAACTCTGGTTTGTACTTTGCCGTGAACGTCGGCAATTTGGTGAGACTATACGCTGTGAGCCAAGTCGTTTTCTGCTGGAACTGCCTCAGGATGATCTAATCTGGGAAAATCGTAAACAAGTGCAGAGTGAGCAACAAAGGCAGACGACTGGTAAGTCTAATATTGCCAATTTGAGGGATATGTTTAAAAAATAG
- a CDS encoding efflux RND transporter periplasmic adaptor subunit: MKKWTLMMLIIALLAFGSVIGFNLMVKAKIADAIANMPEPESPVTALTLASVNWQPTIDAIGFVEPNQGLTIANELSGVVSEINFENGSKVKVDQSLIVLDSAVEKANLKSKMVQLPAAEADYKRLVLLYRQKSVSKQDLDNSQAKYLALKADIESLTATIDRREIDAPFNGLIGIRSVNLGEYLQAGTDIVRLEDISTMKIRFTVPQTQLPRISKGQTINVYVDAYPEHPFEGKISAIEPAVFYQSGLIQIQAKIPNIDAKLRSGMFARVAILLPELTNQLVLPQTAINFTLYGNSIYVIHEVSEDGNMVKRVKQINVEVLERNGNDALVSGDLKANDLIVTSGQIRLSNNSKVKVTEDKALTPPATMPQL, translated from the coding sequence ATGAAAAAGTGGACCCTGATGATGCTAATCATCGCACTACTGGCATTCGGTTCAGTGATAGGATTTAACTTAATGGTTAAGGCCAAGATTGCCGATGCCATCGCTAATATGCCTGAACCAGAATCCCCAGTTACGGCACTGACTCTGGCTAGTGTTAATTGGCAACCCACCATCGATGCTATTGGATTTGTAGAGCCAAATCAAGGACTCACCATTGCCAATGAGCTCTCTGGCGTAGTATCTGAAATCAACTTCGAAAATGGTAGTAAGGTCAAGGTAGACCAGAGTTTAATTGTACTCGACTCAGCGGTAGAAAAAGCCAACCTTAAGAGTAAGATGGTTCAGCTTCCTGCTGCTGAGGCCGACTATAAGCGACTAGTACTCCTGTATAGACAAAAGTCGGTATCTAAGCAAGATCTTGACAATAGCCAAGCTAAATACCTGGCACTTAAAGCAGATATCGAAAGCTTAACAGCTACCATTGATCGCAGAGAAATTGACGCGCCATTTAACGGGCTTATCGGGATCCGTAGTGTTAATTTAGGTGAATACCTCCAGGCCGGTACCGATATCGTTCGACTCGAAGATATCAGCACCATGAAGATCCGCTTTACCGTACCTCAGACACAGCTACCACGTATCTCAAAAGGACAAACGATTAATGTCTATGTCGATGCCTACCCTGAGCATCCGTTCGAAGGCAAGATATCGGCTATCGAGCCTGCAGTTTTCTATCAAAGCGGCTTGATCCAAATTCAGGCCAAAATACCTAACATAGACGCTAAGTTGCGTAGTGGTATGTTTGCCCGTGTCGCCATTCTGCTGCCAGAATTAACTAACCAACTTGTTCTACCACAGACAGCCATTAACTTTACCCTTTACGGTAACTCTATCTATGTCATTCATGAGGTGAGTGAAGATGGAAATATGGTAAAACGAGTCAAGCAGATAAATGTCGAAGTACTCGAGCGTAATGGTAACGATGCCCTCGTCAGTGGTGACTTGAAGGCTAACGACCTTATCGTGACTTCCGGCCAGATCAGACTCAGTAACAACAGCAAAGTCAAAGTGACCGAGGATAAAGCTCTAACTCCTCCGGCTACGATGCCACAACTTTAA
- a CDS encoding diguanylate cyclase domain-containing protein — protein sequence MFREELVQHSHREAERLQKRIARLKSLALKYKRAEVTQNLLLEISNLAAHVDSPNAFFSEVHRSLNLLLPADNFFVALLDSSTYKLNIPFFLDEKDPHPNTIYSIDAISETLLSGLTGYVLKSGEALLCDDMIFDQLIATNKIVSRGAPCHQWLGVPIKVNNRTSGVLVVQSYSPDINFSEMEIELLHFVSYQISGILERLEHQEQLEQAIEQRTKELSVAYDKLKREVFERRRAERLQKSLFEIADLATSNIDSDSFYSEIHRVISHLMPASNCYIALLDDRLTRIHFPFYVTQNETTTPQPRTTCDGLTEYVIKNRRSLLLQRTDLDALIDAGIVYSKMPELNYTQDVYQWIGIPLFIHGQVRGALTIYSLCISQSYQDKDLDLLTFVSQHIATAIEKKLSAESLKSSYEQLEEKVIVRTRALAMLNQDLEKEVAQRRKAEEQLVYDANHDSLTGLPNRAMFMERLTQAVKHIRRHGLDRFGLLFIDLDRFKLINDTLGHQQGDSFLIETSRRLRLCIRDNDTLGRIGGDEFVILLDCISDTCDAKEVAERILTELSRPYELANQSFTSGASIGIAFSCDHKSDTAESLLRDADAAMYQAKSKGKGCYVIFDEKSHQQLVKDVELEIELRQAISNQELHLTYLPIQNLKKLSTVALEPRLHWNHPLLGKVKQAQLNNIAEHCNLITELDIYLLDQLNTDHRALGEQSLGHLPLHLNISGTHLKHKHAVRQLKNKLKQSRFSPDQLWLFFDEKGFILDTDNHINAFELLKNLKVKLGLTGYGSAHSALSSLTFLPLQGLKLDSSYTKHLNNEQHLKLLKAHYLTAQALELVVFVDGICAAQQKETLVKIGFDLGQGQALGEVINLNSITKDLVCA from the coding sequence ATGTTTAGGGAAGAATTGGTTCAACATTCACACCGTGAAGCTGAACGTTTGCAAAAAAGGATTGCTCGCTTAAAGAGTCTGGCTCTTAAATACAAGCGAGCCGAAGTCACCCAGAATCTACTGTTAGAGATCTCAAATCTAGCGGCTCATGTTGATTCGCCTAATGCCTTCTTTTCTGAAGTTCATCGCTCACTAAATTTGCTTCTTCCTGCAGATAACTTTTTTGTTGCCTTATTAGACTCAAGTACCTACAAGTTAAATATTCCTTTTTTCCTCGATGAGAAGGATCCACACCCAAACACTATCTATTCTATAGATGCAATTTCAGAGACCTTGTTAAGCGGCCTAACGGGATACGTACTCAAGTCCGGTGAAGCACTTCTTTGTGATGATATGATCTTTGATCAACTTATTGCTACGAATAAGATTGTCAGCAGAGGAGCTCCATGTCATCAGTGGTTAGGCGTGCCAATCAAAGTAAACAACCGGACTTCTGGTGTATTAGTGGTACAGAGTTACTCCCCCGATATCAATTTTTCAGAAATGGAGATAGAACTACTTCACTTTGTCAGCTATCAAATCTCTGGCATATTAGAACGATTAGAGCATCAAGAGCAGCTAGAGCAAGCAATAGAGCAGAGAACCAAAGAGCTTAGCGTTGCTTACGATAAGCTCAAACGTGAAGTGTTTGAAAGGCGTCGTGCCGAGCGTCTACAGAAGTCTTTGTTCGAAATTGCAGATCTTGCTACCTCTAACATAGATAGCGACTCCTTCTATTCGGAAATTCATAGAGTGATCAGTCATCTAATGCCAGCGAGTAACTGCTATATAGCCCTGCTCGATGATAGGTTAACTCGTATACACTTTCCTTTTTATGTGACTCAGAACGAAACTACAACCCCACAGCCAAGAACCACATGTGATGGCTTAACTGAATACGTCATCAAGAACCGCAGGTCTTTGTTACTTCAACGTACTGATCTAGATGCCTTGATAGACGCGGGAATTGTTTATTCAAAGATGCCTGAGCTGAACTATACCCAAGACGTCTATCAGTGGATTGGGATCCCCTTATTTATCCATGGGCAGGTTCGTGGAGCTTTAACCATCTATAGCCTATGCATATCCCAGAGCTACCAAGACAAAGATCTCGATCTGCTGACTTTCGTGTCTCAACACATAGCCACTGCGATCGAGAAAAAACTCTCCGCAGAATCTCTTAAGTCCAGCTACGAACAGCTAGAAGAAAAAGTCATCGTCCGGACACGTGCTCTGGCCATGCTAAATCAAGATTTAGAGAAAGAAGTAGCCCAGAGACGTAAAGCGGAAGAACAACTTGTTTATGATGCTAATCACGATAGCCTAACAGGCCTGCCTAATCGAGCCATGTTTATGGAGCGGTTAACCCAAGCCGTAAAACACATTCGCAGACATGGATTAGATAGATTCGGCCTGTTATTTATCGATCTCGACAGATTTAAGCTCATTAATGACACCTTAGGTCATCAACAAGGAGATAGTTTTCTGATTGAGACTTCAAGGCGCCTACGCCTTTGTATTCGTGATAATGACACCTTAGGGAGGATCGGTGGAGATGAATTTGTGATCTTACTCGACTGCATCAGTGACACTTGCGATGCTAAGGAAGTTGCAGAGCGTATTCTCACAGAATTATCGCGCCCCTATGAATTAGCCAATCAAAGTTTCACCTCTGGAGCCAGCATAGGAATCGCATTTAGCTGTGATCATAAGTCAGATACGGCTGAGTCCCTTTTACGTGATGCAGATGCTGCCATGTATCAAGCTAAGTCCAAAGGCAAAGGCTGTTATGTAATTTTCGATGAGAAGTCTCACCAACAGCTAGTCAAAGATGTAGAACTTGAGATTGAATTAAGGCAAGCAATATCGAATCAAGAGCTGCACCTGACTTATCTGCCTATTCAAAATTTGAAAAAACTCTCTACGGTAGCCTTAGAACCACGTTTGCATTGGAATCACCCCTTGCTAGGAAAAGTAAAGCAAGCCCAGCTCAATAATATTGCCGAACATTGTAACTTGATAACCGAACTGGATATCTATCTACTGGACCAACTCAATACAGATCACCGGGCGCTTGGCGAACAATCATTAGGCCACTTGCCCCTACATCTCAATATTTCTGGCACACACTTAAAACATAAACATGCTGTCAGGCAACTTAAAAATAAGCTTAAACAGAGCCGCTTTAGCCCAGATCAGTTATGGTTATTTTTTGATGAGAAAGGTTTTATCTTAGATACAGATAACCATATCAATGCCTTTGAACTTCTTAAAAATCTCAAGGTAAAACTCGGATTGACTGGCTATGGTAGTGCTCATAGCGCTTTGAGTAGCTTAACCTTCTTACCACTCCAGGGCCTAAAGCTGGATTCTAGCTATACCAAACACCTTAATAACGAGCAGCACCTTAAACTATTAAAGGCACACTATTTAACCGCTCAAGCACTAGAGCTAGTGGTTTTTGTAGATGGGATTTGTGCCGCACAGCAAAAGGAGACATTAGTAAAAATAGGTTTCGATTTAGGTCAGGGTCAAGCCCTTGGCGAAGTGATCAACCTAAACTCTATCACCAAAGATTTAGTTTGCGCTTAA